The stretch of DNA CTGAAGGGGTTTCTCTCAAGAGCGTGTTCATGCCATAGCCTGCCGGACCAGCCCGTAAGGAACGCTTGGGTGGGCACGTACGATGTACCGGTCCTCGCCAATGCGGGATATCAGGATGCCGATTTTGTGCTCCGCTGCGGCCACCGAGACAACGGCTACCGCATCGTCCAGCGCGCCGGCGCCCGTGGAATGTGCGGCCACTGATACTTCCAGCATGCCGGTGGGGCGGAGCCCTTCCGGGACTAACGCTGCCCCTGCTGCCTGTTTGATGTTCGCTGACGTATGCATGTAAGGCGTTCCAAGGAGTTCGGGGGGCGAGTGGGCCGCTGGGCACCAGCCTGGCGCGCGGGCGGCCGCCAGATCGGTGAATCGACCCCCAAGCTAACGAACTGAGTTGGCACGCGGAAATAGTAATCAGCGATAGCCGGCATTTCGTTTCCCTATCTCCTTGAACTGCCGGTGACAGGAAAGAGACGCCCGAGCCGTCCGGCAGCTCCGGGTATTTGCGGGATAAATGATCGATATAAAAAAAGTGCGCTTCCCCCGATGATGGGGCTGCCCCAGAGTGGTTACAGGACCTGCAGCAAACCGATAGCAGCCAGTACACAGAAGGAATTCAGCGTGGAAACTCCCCTCTCCCATCTTGCCCACCTTGAGATCACCACCCCCGACGTCGAAGCCTCGGCCAAGTTCTACGAGGAAAAGTTCGGAATGCGCATCATTGACCGGGTGGATGGCAACGCCTACCTGCGCTGCTGGGGCGACTACTACCGTTACAGCCTGGTCATCACCGAAGGCCCTGAAGCGTCCCTCGGCCGGATGGCCTGGCGCACCAATTCGCAGGCAGCCCTGGAAGCCGCCGCCCAGCGCATTGAAACCACTGGTGTACAGGGCACCTGGACCGCCGGCGGCCACGGCTACGGCAAGGCCTACGAGTTCACCGGCCCCTATGGCCACCACATGCGCCTGTTCTATGAGGTGGAAAAGTTCGTGGCCGAGCCCGGCTTCGAGTCCACCTATCCGGACCGTCCCGAGCGTCGCAGCAGCCACGCGGCCGCCCCGCGATTCCTGGACCACGTCACCGTCGCCACGCAGGACGTCCGCGGCTTTGCCAAGTGGTACAACGAGGCCCTCGGCTTCCGCGTCATGGCATTCGTGGACCTGGACGAAGCCCCCATCACGGTCTTCTCGGTCCTGACCACCAACGAAAAGTCCCACGACCTCGGCGTCGTCCTGGACACCTCCAACCGCCCCGGCCGCGTCAACCACATTGCCTTCTGGGTAGATGCCACGGAGGACCTGCTCCGCACCGCCGACGTCATGATGGAGAACGGGACCCCCATGGAATATGGCCCCTCCATCCACGGCGTGGGCGAGCAGAACTTCCTCTACTTCCGTGACCCCTCCGGCCTGCGCGTCGAGCTGAACTCCGGCGGCTACCGCAACTACGTTCCGGACTGGGAGGCCAACACCTGGAAGCCGTCCGAGGGCTCCAATAACTTCTACAAGAACGGCGCCATGCCGCACTCCATGACCGAGTCCTTCCCGCCGGCCGAAGGTTTCACCGCCACTGAAGAGGGCGCCTCCCCGGAAATGAAGGAAGCACTCCTGAACCCCTACGCCCAGCAGGGCCGGGGCTAAGACACCATGGCTGAAACCACCTATTCACTCCTCCGGTTCCAGGAACCCGGGGACAGCAAAGCCCGCACGGGCCTGCTCGTTGATGACCGGGTCCTGCCGCTCGACGGGGACATCAACTCCCTGATCGAGCACTGGGACACCACCGAAGCGGAACTGGATTCCCTGGCCGCCTCCGCAGGTGCAGACACCGGACTGGCGCGTGCGGCCGTCGAAATCCTTGCCCCCGTGGAGCCGACCCAGATCCTGCAGACCGGTGCGAACTACCGCAAGCACGTCATCGACCTCGCCGTCGCACACCGCGAACCGGGCGAAGACGCCGAAGAGGTCCGCGCCGCGACGGCGGCCATGATGGACAAGCGCGCGGGCCAGGGCACGCCGTACTTCTTCATCGGGCTCCCGACGGCGATCGCGTCCGCCACGGATGACCTCACCCTGCCGTCGTACTCCACGTCCCACGACTGGGAGCTGGAACTTGCGGCGGTCATCGGCAAGACGGCGTTCCGGGTCACCCCCGAAGAAGCGCTCGAGCACGTCTTCGGCTACACCATGGTCAACGACATCACCACGCGCGAGTATGTGTTCCGCAAGGACATGCCGGCCATCGGCTCGGACTGGTACCGGGCCAAAAACGCGCCCGGTTTCCTGCCCACCGGCCCCCTGCTGGTGCCGGCCAAATTCTTCGGCGACCCCCAGGACGTCCAGGTGACGCTGAAACTCAACGGCCAGGCCATGCAGGACGAATCCACGCAGGACATGATCTTCGGCGTGGCCAAACTGGTCAGCGAAGCCTCGCAGATCATGCCGCTGCGCCCAGGCGACCTGGTCCTCACCGGCAGCCCGGCCGGCAACGGCCAGCACTGGGGCAGGCTCCTCCAGGACGGCGACGTCATGGAAGGCACCATCACAGGCCTGGGCACCCAGCTCATCCACTGCAAGGACGAAACCACCACCGAAAGCAGCAAGCAGTGACCGCTCAGGACACAGCAACCGGCACCGGGGAATCAGCCACTGATTCCCCGGTGGTCCGGCGTGACGATCCGCTGGGCAGCATCCGCGCCATGGCCGCAGCCCACAACAACTGGGGCCGCTGGGGCGCCGATGACGTGCTGGGCACCCTGAACTTCATTGACGCAGCCAAACGCGTCGAAGCCGCAGCACTGGTCACCACCGGGGAGGCGTTCTCGCTGTCCCAGCCGTTCGACACCAACGGCCCGCAAAAGGGCTGGCGGCGCCGCACCAACCCGGTGCACACCATGACGGACACCGGAGTGGACGCCGAACGCGGCAACCAGGGATTCCCCCACGGCTTCGGCGGCGCGGACGACGTCATCGCCATGCCGCTGCAGTGCTCCACCCAGTGGGACGGCCTGGGCCACATCTTCGACCAGGGCAAGGCCTGGAACGGCCGCGCCGCCGGTGACGTCGTCACTTCCGAAGGCGACCTGGTCACCGGCATCGAAACCGCCGCCGCCAAGATCGCCACCCGGGGTGTGCTGCTCGACGTCGGCCGCGCCCTGGGACCCGAGCTGGGACGGACCGACGGCGAGCTGCCGGACGGCTTCGCCATCACCCCCGAACATCTCCAGCGGACCATCGACCTACAAGGACCCAGCTCCCAAGTGCGCCGCGGCGACATCGTGGTGATCCGCACCGGACAGTACACCCGCGCCCGGCGCGACGGCTGGGGAGACTACGCCGGCGGGTCCGCCCCCGGACTGTCCTTCAGCACCGCCCCCTGGCTGCACCGCAGCGAAATCGCCGGGATCGCCACCGACACCTGGGGCTTCGAGGTCCGCCCCAACGAATTCGACGCCGCGTTCCAGCCCCTCCACCAGATCGCCATCCCCAACCTGGGACTGTTCCTCGGCGAGATGTGGGACCCGGACGCACTGGGCGAAGCCTGCGCGGCGGACGGCAGGTACGACTTCCTGCTGACCGCAGCCCCGTTGCCCATCACCGGTGCCGTCGGCTCACCCGTCAACCCGATCGCCCTGCGGTAAGCCGCACGCGGGCAGCTCCACTTAATACCAACACCAGTAACGCCGTCAGAACAAAGGAGTCAGCGATGGCAGCAGTACACAACGTAGGAATCGTTGGGGCGGGTGCCGCCGGGCTGGCCGCTGCCATCCTCCTGGCCGATGCAGGAATCCGGGTGGAGATCCTGGAAAAGGCCGACGTCCCGCAGACCCTCGGGTCCGGAATCACCCTGCAGGGGAACGCCCTCCGGGTCCTCCGGCAGCTCGGCGTCTGGGACCAGGTAGAGGCCAAGGGCTACGGGTTCAGCACCCTGGGCCTGCGCGCCCCGGACCCCAACGGCACCGTCCTGGCAGTCCTTGAGGATATCCGTACCGGCGGCGATGACCTTCCGGCCACCATGGGCATGTACCGGCCGGACCTCACCGCCATCCTCCGCGAACGCGCCGAGCAGGCGGGCGCACGCATCAGCTACGGCAGGACGGTCACGGAGATAGCGGACGACGGCGGGTCCGTCACCGTGCGCACAGCCGATGGCACCGCCGCCAGCTACGACCTCCTGATCGGCGCTGACGGGCTGCACTCCGCCGTCCGCAAGGCGATCGGCATCGATGTCGAACCCAGGCCCACCGGCATGGGCATCTGGCGCGCTTTCGTGGAGCGGCCCGAAGAAGTGGTCCGCACCGACCTCACCTACGGCGGCCCCTGCTTCATCGCCGGCTATTGCCCCACGGGCCCGGACACCATCTACGCCTACCTGGTGGAAGAGGCGCAGGAGCGCAAACATGAGGACGGCCCCCGCATCATGGCCGAACTCGCCGCAGCCTACGGCGGACCGTGGAACGAGATCCGCGACAACCTGGACCACAGCGCCCGCATCAACTACACCTGGTTCACCACCCACCTCGTCGACGGGCCGTGGAACCGCGGCCGCACCGTCATCATCGGCGACGCCGCGCACAGCTGCCCGCCCACAGTGGCCCAGGGCGCTGCCATGGCTTTGGAGGACGCCGCCGTCCTGGCCGAACTGCTGATTAATGCCGACCACGTCACCGAAACCCTGTTCAAGGAGTTCACCGACCGCCGCCTGGACCGGGCCACGGCTGTGGTCAACGCCTCGGTCCAGCTGGGCCAGTGGATGCTCGACGACGTCCGCGACGCCGATGTTCCCGGCCTGATGAACTCGCTTTCCACCATGTTGAAGGAAACCGCATGAGCAACCTTTCCCCGGACGCGCCGGCACCTGTCATCGACGTCCACGCGCACATCCTGCTTCCGGCCCTGCAGCAGCTGGTGGCCGAGGCTGATCCCCAGGGCTTCGGTGCGCAGCAGGCGCTGGAGGTGCGGCGCAACGGGCCCGAGTCCATGGCCGCGTCAGGAAAGATGATCAAGGAGCGGTGGCCGCAGTTGACGGACCTGGACCGCCGGCTTGCCGATATGGACGCCCAGGGCGTGGACGTGCAGCTGGTCTCGCCGTCGCCATCGCACTTCTACTACTTCGCCGGCGAGGAACTCTCGCTGCAGCTCGCGCGGGCCGCGAACCATGCGGTGCGGGAGTTCGTGGAGCGCGCCCCGGAACGGCTCAACGGGCTGGGCCTGGTTCCGCTGCAGCACCCGCACCTCATGGTGGAAGCCCTGGAACACGCGGTGCTGGAATGCGGACTCCTCGGCGTCGAAATCGGTTCTTTCGCCGCCACTCCCGGCGGGGACCGCAGCACCGTTGAGCTGGGCGATCCGCGGCTCGAACCATTATGGTCCCGCGCCGCGGAGCTGGGCGCCCTGGTGTTCCTGCACCCGTTCGGCTGCTCGCTGGATGAGCGGCTGGACCGCTTCTACCTCGCCAATACGGTCTCCCAGCCCGCCGAAAACGCCGTGGCCCTGTCCCATCTGGTCTTCTCCGGTGTCCTCGACCGGCACCCTGAACTCAAGGTCCTGGCCGCACACGGGGGCGGGTACCTCCCCACCACCCTGGGCCGCTCCGATCACGCCTGGCGGGTCCGGCCCGAGGCCCACGGGTGCGCCGAACCGCCGTCGTCCTACCTGCAGAAGCTCTACTTTGATTCCCTGGTGCACAGCCCTGCCGAGCTGGCGGCGCTCGTAGCCGCCGCCGGACCGGGCCAAGTGCTGCTCGGCTCCGACTACCCGTTCGACATGGGCTCAGACCAGCCAGTGGCGGAGGTAAATCAGGCACAGCTTCCCTCCGCAGCCGAAGCGAAGGTCCTCGCCGGGAACGCCGCCGCCCTCGGCATCACCCCGGCGTCAACCCGTACCGTCAGCCACCCAGCCTAAGGAACAGATTCATGGTCAAGATCGCCAGATGGAACCACGACGGCGGGACGCAATCCGGCTTTGTCAGCGGCGGTGCCTGCCACGCGTTGCCTGCGGGCCAGGACGTGCAAACCCTGCTGGACGCCGGCCTCGAGGAGACGCTGGCCATTGCCCGGCGGACCATCGGTTCCGGCGCGGCGGTTCCGCTGGCGGACGTGCAGCTGCTCGCCCCGCTGGCGCCGGCCACCATCCGCGACTTCGTGGCGTTCGAGGAACACGTTGAGGGCGTCCGGAAGAGCATCGACGGCGTCGCCGGCGTGGTGCCCGAATGGTACGAGGCGCCCACGTTCTACTTCACCAACCCGCACACCGTGACCGGCACGGGCGAGCTGATTGGGATCCCAGCCGGGTGCGTGGACCTGGACTTCGAGACCGAGGTGGCAGCCGTCGTCGGGCGCGTTCCCGGCAGCGACGGCCGGAACCTGGACACGGAGGCGGCGCACCGGCACATCTTCGGCTACACCGTCCTCAACGACTGGTCCGCCCGGGACCTGCAGCGGCGCGAAATGAAGGTCAGCCTGGGACCGTGCAAAGGCAAGGATTTCTCCAACACCCTGGGCCCCTGGATCGTCACCGCGGACGAGTTTGAGGACCGGCACGACGCGGAGGGGTTCCTGCCCATCTCCATGTCCGTGGAGGTCAACGGCGTACAGATCGGCCAGGACCTGCTCTCCAACATGGGCTGGCCGTTCGCCGAACTCGTGGCCTACGCGTCGCAGGATTCGGTAATCCGGCCGGGCGATGTACTGGGATCCGGCACGTGTGGCAGCGGCTGCCTCGCCGAACTCTGGGGCCGAAACGGCGCCCAGACTCCCCCGCCGCTGGCAACCGGCGACGTGGTGCGCATGACCGTTGAAGGCATCGGAACCATCGAAAACACCGTGGGCGATCGCCGCGAAGCCCTGACTCGGGTCCCCGCCCGGACTCGCCCCCGGAACCGGGTTGCCGCAGTGCTTCCGGCTACCTGACGAACCTCCGCAGGCAGCAGCAGGTGCCGTAGCCTCAGGACTGCACCTGCTGCTGCCCTTTGGCGGCGCCAATCACCACAGGGTGGGCCTCAACCGGGAAGAGTTCCTGTAGCCGTCCGCATGAACGCTGGACCACGGAACGAAGCCAGACGCTTGCCGGGTCCTCTGTCTGGGACGGATGCCAGTACATAGCCTCCACCAGGGACGCCTCGGTATCGTCAGCGAATTCCAGGACCGCGATATTGGCGCCGCGCGCGGCCCTTGCCGCCAGCATCCGCGGCACCAGTGCCACAAGATCCGTCCCTTCCACCAGAAGGGGCAGAGACAGGAAGCCTGCCACCACGGCGGCCACCCGGCGCTGCAGGCCCAGGGACTCGAAGAGCTTGTCCGCCGGTGTGCTGATGCCCTCGCCAAAATACCCCACGGCGTGCGGCACCGTGACCAGGTCTTCCAGTGTGAGACGGGGTCGCTGAAGCAGGGAACTCGCGGCGTCCGCGACCACAACGAAGCTGTCCCGGAAAAGCTGCCTGCTGGCACCTTGCATGTGGTACCCCGTGGGACCCACCAGAAGGTCGATCTTGGAGTAATCGGCCAGCTGGCCCTGGATCCCGGATTTGGAGGTGGGCATGAAATCCACTGATACTCCGGGCGCCTCATCACGGAGGATCCCCCGCAAGGGGCCAACAATCAGTGCGGCGGCATAGTCCGATGCGGCGATGATGAACTCCCGCTCGCTGGTGCCGGGATCGAACCCTGACCGCACCCGGGTGGCCCGCTGGATGTGCAACAGGGCTTCATCCACCAGCGGGACCAAGGACTGCGCAAAGGGCGTCAGGTCGTAGGTGCGGCCGTTGCGGACCAGCAGTTCGTCGTCGAAATGCCGCCGGAGCCTCGCCATCGCAGCGCTGGTGGCCGGCTGGCTGAGCTGGAGCCGTTCGGCCGCCCGGGAGATGTTCTTGAGTTCCAGCAGGACCTGCAAAGGGGGCAGCAGGTTCAGGTCCAGGTTCCTCATCTCCACAGGCTATCCGCGCACCGCATCCGCAAGGACCAAGCGTCTCCGCAGCCACCTCCGGTCGGCTTTCCGCGTGGTCCGGCTGCGTAAG from Pseudarthrobacter chlorophenolicus A6 encodes:
- a CDS encoding VOC family protein, producing the protein METPLSHLAHLEITTPDVEASAKFYEEKFGMRIIDRVDGNAYLRCWGDYYRYSLVITEGPEASLGRMAWRTNSQAALEAAAQRIETTGVQGTWTAGGHGYGKAYEFTGPYGHHMRLFYEVEKFVAEPGFESTYPDRPERRSSHAAAPRFLDHVTVATQDVRGFAKWYNEALGFRVMAFVDLDEAPITVFSVLTTNEKSHDLGVVLDTSNRPGRVNHIAFWVDATEDLLRTADVMMENGTPMEYGPSIHGVGEQNFLYFRDPSGLRVELNSGGYRNYVPDWEANTWKPSEGSNNFYKNGAMPHSMTESFPPAEGFTATEEGASPEMKEALLNPYAQQGRG
- a CDS encoding fumarylacetoacetate hydrolase family protein, coding for MAETTYSLLRFQEPGDSKARTGLLVDDRVLPLDGDINSLIEHWDTTEAELDSLAASAGADTGLARAAVEILAPVEPTQILQTGANYRKHVIDLAVAHREPGEDAEEVRAATAAMMDKRAGQGTPYFFIGLPTAIASATDDLTLPSYSTSHDWELELAAVIGKTAFRVTPEEALEHVFGYTMVNDITTREYVFRKDMPAIGSDWYRAKNAPGFLPTGPLLVPAKFFGDPQDVQVTLKLNGQAMQDESTQDMIFGVAKLVSEASQIMPLRPGDLVLTGSPAGNGQHWGRLLQDGDVMEGTITGLGTQLIHCKDETTTESSKQ
- a CDS encoding cyclase family protein; the protein is MTAQDTATGTGESATDSPVVRRDDPLGSIRAMAAAHNNWGRWGADDVLGTLNFIDAAKRVEAAALVTTGEAFSLSQPFDTNGPQKGWRRRTNPVHTMTDTGVDAERGNQGFPHGFGGADDVIAMPLQCSTQWDGLGHIFDQGKAWNGRAAGDVVTSEGDLVTGIETAAAKIATRGVLLDVGRALGPELGRTDGELPDGFAITPEHLQRTIDLQGPSSQVRRGDIVVIRTGQYTRARRDGWGDYAGGSAPGLSFSTAPWLHRSEIAGIATDTWGFEVRPNEFDAAFQPLHQIAIPNLGLFLGEMWDPDALGEACAADGRYDFLLTAAPLPITGAVGSPVNPIALR
- a CDS encoding FAD-dependent oxidoreductase translates to MAAVHNVGIVGAGAAGLAAAILLADAGIRVEILEKADVPQTLGSGITLQGNALRVLRQLGVWDQVEAKGYGFSTLGLRAPDPNGTVLAVLEDIRTGGDDLPATMGMYRPDLTAILRERAEQAGARISYGRTVTEIADDGGSVTVRTADGTAASYDLLIGADGLHSAVRKAIGIDVEPRPTGMGIWRAFVERPEEVVRTDLTYGGPCFIAGYCPTGPDTIYAYLVEEAQERKHEDGPRIMAELAAAYGGPWNEIRDNLDHSARINYTWFTTHLVDGPWNRGRTVIIGDAAHSCPPTVAQGAAMALEDAAVLAELLINADHVTETLFKEFTDRRLDRATAVVNASVQLGQWMLDDVRDADVPGLMNSLSTMLKETA
- a CDS encoding amidohydrolase family protein, with the protein product MSNLSPDAPAPVIDVHAHILLPALQQLVAEADPQGFGAQQALEVRRNGPESMAASGKMIKERWPQLTDLDRRLADMDAQGVDVQLVSPSPSHFYYFAGEELSLQLARAANHAVREFVERAPERLNGLGLVPLQHPHLMVEALEHAVLECGLLGVEIGSFAATPGGDRSTVELGDPRLEPLWSRAAELGALVFLHPFGCSLDERLDRFYLANTVSQPAENAVALSHLVFSGVLDRHPELKVLAAHGGGYLPTTLGRSDHAWRVRPEAHGCAEPPSSYLQKLYFDSLVHSPAELAALVAAAGPGQVLLGSDYPFDMGSDQPVAEVNQAQLPSAAEAKVLAGNAAALGITPASTRTVSHPA
- a CDS encoding fumarylacetoacetate hydrolase family protein, whose protein sequence is MVKIARWNHDGGTQSGFVSGGACHALPAGQDVQTLLDAGLEETLAIARRTIGSGAAVPLADVQLLAPLAPATIRDFVAFEEHVEGVRKSIDGVAGVVPEWYEAPTFYFTNPHTVTGTGELIGIPAGCVDLDFETEVAAVVGRVPGSDGRNLDTEAAHRHIFGYTVLNDWSARDLQRREMKVSLGPCKGKDFSNTLGPWIVTADEFEDRHDAEGFLPISMSVEVNGVQIGQDLLSNMGWPFAELVAYASQDSVIRPGDVLGSGTCGSGCLAELWGRNGAQTPPPLATGDVVRMTVEGIGTIENTVGDRREALTRVPARTRPRNRVAAVLPAT
- a CDS encoding LysR family transcriptional regulator, with the protein product MRNLDLNLLPPLQVLLELKNISRAAERLQLSQPATSAAMARLRRHFDDELLVRNGRTYDLTPFAQSLVPLVDEALLHIQRATRVRSGFDPGTSEREFIIAASDYAAALIVGPLRGILRDEAPGVSVDFMPTSKSGIQGQLADYSKIDLLVGPTGYHMQGASRQLFRDSFVVVADAASSLLQRPRLTLEDLVTVPHAVGYFGEGISTPADKLFESLGLQRRVAAVVAGFLSLPLLVEGTDLVALVPRMLAARAARGANIAVLEFADDTEASLVEAMYWHPSQTEDPASVWLRSVVQRSCGRLQELFPVEAHPVVIGAAKGQQQVQS